The DNA window ACGTAGCAGAAAGGGCCGATATGCACGTTGGCGCCGATCACGGCGCCTTCTTCGACTATCGCGCTAGGATGGATAAAGGCGGTTTGGTCAATCACGGATTAAGCCTCCCGGCTGCGGGCACACATCATGGTTGCTTCGCAGACAATTTTACCGTCAACGGTCGCCACGCCTTTGAAGCGAGTCAGGCCGCGGCGAGTTTTCTCGAAGGTGACTTCCATGACCATCTGATCGCCTGGCACCACAGGGCGCTTGAAGCGTGCTTCGTCGATACCGGCGAAGTAATACAGCTCGCCCGGCTCCAGTTTGCCGACGCTTTTAAACGCCAGGATACCGGTGGCCTGCGCCATGGCTTCCAGGATCAATACGCCTGGGAAAATCGGTTTGCCAGGGAAGTGGCCCTGGAAAAACGGTTCGTTCACCGATACGTTCTTCACCGCACGCAGATATTTGTGCTCTTCAAACTCGAGGACGCGGTCGACCAGCAAG is part of the Serratia marcescens genome and encodes:
- the fabZ gene encoding 3-hydroxyacyl-ACP dehydratase FabZ; translation: MTTDTHTLDIAEILDLLPHRYPFLLVDRVLEFEEHKYLRAVKNVSVNEPFFQGHFPGKPIFPGVLILEAMAQATGILAFKSVGKLEPGELYYFAGIDEARFKRPVVPGDQMVMEVTFEKTRRGLTRFKGVATVDGKIVCEATMMCARSREA